A stretch of DNA from Arachis hypogaea cultivar Tifrunner chromosome 19, arahy.Tifrunner.gnm2.J5K5, whole genome shotgun sequence:
TGAAGCTAAGCTCATTTTTGAGCCCATTATAGCCAAGACTCGTTAGTTTTGTTTAGATTTTTCCtttcttgaatttttatttttgtttctgatGCAAATCTTTCTGACAGACATTATCTAAAGGAGATTGATCATTGAGAGTTGTATTTGAGTTTTGTGGACAGATCTTATGGATTTTGAATGTGGTAAAATGCTAATCTGTTGACCGAATTGGACGTACTATAAAAATGTTCCTTTATAAAGATCAGTGATTGCATTAATTTTCTAAAGCTTGGTAAAATCATAGTACATGTTTCCTGCACATTGTATGATTTTTAACTTGGTTATGAAGATCTATGAATTAAGATCTGAGGTTCTAAAACTTTCATATTCAAGTAGTATGtgtaaaaattcaaattaaataatgttTTTCAATCAGTTCAGGGTTTAATCATAGAGAGTATACAAGATTCACTATCCAACAATGGTGATGAGAACAAGAGGATCATACATCTTGGTAGTGGTGACTATTGCCCAAGCTTGAGGCTTAAAGAGAGAGATTTCATGATGCCAAGGAAGAACTTTTCAGTGTGGGATTTTAATTAACATATTTGTTttaataatgaaaaattatttgGGTGGTCATTGTGGTACAAtatgtaaataactaaatatatatacTAGAATCAATATAATTGAATGATagcataacttttttttttttctaatacgattgtttttttttttttttttaccaaagataggagactcaaacccgcaacctcttaattgagtatgggaagactatgtcatttgaactattactcattggcttctAATATGATTGTTAGTatgtattaattattaaatttaaattcatcAAAATAGCATAACGTTATAAAAAAAAGGCATATTATGGTAttcttttaatgataaattaaaattaaaactttataccatataataatttatttcttttataatatATAGATAACATAAAAAAACAGAATCACATATGTTAAAATTTAGAAAGAActcattttagttatttttcaatTCTATACAGTTGATGATATGTGAATTTCTATTTCCAATTCCATATTTACCcctaaacataaaaattataattaattttaattccatGATATATAAATGTTTGAACTATTTCAATTGTATTGGATAATTATTAGAAATGGATGATTGTGGCACTCATCTTCTAAACATTAACTTGCTTgtcccaataaaattaataaattaaaaggaaaaaaaaatggagaaaaaaagTGAGTTCTACTTTTTATATCTCACTAACTACAATAATAGAATATATTTGGATTAAAGTCACttactactattttattcatacgTGCAAGCATGCACCTTCTtttcctataaatacctctctaaTGGTCTATGAAACAACACATATAGAAACTTAACATTATTATTGCGTTATTATGGCTGGGATTGTTGTGGTTTTTGATTTCGACTCAACAATCATTGAGTGTGATAGTGATAATTGGGTGCTTGATGAGACTGGTTTTACTGAAAAATTCTATGAGCTTCTTCCCACCACGCTTTGGAACCCTCTCATggtttttaatttctttctttgataTATAAACACAAAACTATTATGATATATGTACAATATGATTTTTTCTCATGTTTAGTCTCCTAAAACTATATAATATATGCAGGATAGGATGATGGGTGAGCTTCATTCAGAAGGTAAAACAATTGAAGAAATTGTAGAAATTTTGAAGCGAACTCCATTGAATCCCCGCATTGTGCATGCTATTGAGGCAGCTTATTCCCttgggtaacactttctctttcaGTAatcactatattttttttttcacggtATCATCCCCTATTTCGGCTGGTCAATGATTAATCCATAGCGGATCAAAactttatttaagagtttgttgCTGGTCGATGGGTTGTTGCATGCGTAAGACAAAATTCGAATAAtcactatatatatatcttataatATTAAGGGTGCATTACTCATTTTTTTAGATTATGTGACCGATATTATGTATGATAGAATTTAATTAGAGAGGTAATATTTTCAGTTAAtatcagttaattttttaaaataaaaaattaatataatctaAATTGACTTGCTATAATTGTATTAAGAAAggtgaagaaatggaggagagaacaatttaaaatgataattgaGTATCATATATAAATGGGTTTTATATGAATTTTCATTcacctttttaaattaatttgttccTTTTTCCATATTAACAAACATATCCTTTGACCTTATGATGAATGTACTACATACATATGCCTAAGGATGATATATATACGTATAATTGTGTTCAGATGTGATTTGAAGATTGTGAGTGATGCAAATATGTTCTTTATTGAGACAATTCTAAAGCATCATGGAGTGAGGAATTGTTTCTCAGAGATCATTGCAAACCCTAGCTATGTTAATGAAGAAGGGAGGCTCAGAATTTCACCTTTCCATGATTATATGAAATCTTCTCATGGATGCAGTCTTTGTCCACCAAACATGTGCAAGGCATGAATTGCATTATTAATTAGCTCCAAtttaaagatataatttattttttcattgccATGCAGGAAATATATTAGATTTTATAAGTGCTTTATCAAAATTACcaaaacttgaaaaattttaactttaaatgaagaaaaaaaactgTTTTGTAAAagttttaattcattaaatgtttttttttcttaattgataTCTTAAGTGCAGTACTCATTGGCAGTATAAATTAATTTACGGATCTATATATTTGGTTAATAATGAATAATGAACATTAATGGAGGATGCTTTTGGGCAATCGCTTTTTGGTCAATTACACTTTTGAAAAATATtggattaatacaattaattATTGTGACACTTTTTATTATTGACCTCACTTATATACTTTTAGGGCTTCCTTGATGTGTCATAATCCATGTTCGGACAAACTACCaataaaataaagggaaaaatatatatgtttaaaaaaaaaagtatacactaaaaaaattctaataaacaatgaatttaattttgatgcaatgtcagtgtaaaataattttacacgtgTGTGCATCTAATTATGTAACGTTACATTAgaaaaattaactattttctacATTAACCGTGAATGATCATAAGAAAACGGATATAATTGTACGATTGTGTAAAATACTTTACAATATCAGTACATCAAAACTAAAATTATAAACAATTACATATATTCAATAACTATATATTCTGTGAAACTTTTCTCATATACtaactctcttttcttttttgaataAATTGTGTAATGATATTTAGGGAGTGATCATAGAAAGGATCCAAAATTTGCTTTCaacagaaggaaagaagaaattcATCTACCTTGGAGATGGAAATGGAGATTTTTGCCCTAGTttgaagctcaaagaaagtgaCTATTTGATGCCAAGAAAAGACTTTCCTTTAAGTGATTTAGTCTCCAAAGATTCCAACAAGATTAAGGCAGAGGTTCATGGATGGAAAGATGGGGAAGAGCTTGAAAATGTTTTGGTTCATATTATCAACAAAGAAATTGAAGGGAACAAAATTAATAACAATTCTACTCCGAAAATCTCAATTGATTGCAAGTTGGGATCAATTCCAATAATGGACACTACTACTTATCAACCTTTGCCTAAGGCACTGCCAGTTCGTCATTAAGTTAAATTAGATACATATTTACATAGTTGCTAAAATAATTAAGAAGATGAAGGGTGCTAATTAAATTGATATCAAATAATGATATTGTTATCTAATTTCTTCATCTTGTGGTAATATTATTATTACTTCTTAGAAAATGTATGAAGCGGCATTATATTGCTAGCTCTTGATCTTTACGATCATAAACTATAATTaccattaataaaatcataattgaATTTGCTGCTTGTCATTGTAGAATAATTCTCTCTCTCCATAACTTAACCTTATTGGTATGCATACATATGTTACAGAAAATTTATGTTTGTATCATGTTTTGTGTATATTTCTTTTGAATCCATCTTTTTAGGGGTGTACGcgaattggatcggatcggatatggtcgaaaattcgatccgatccacaCAATTCTCGTTGGATCGAATCGGATATAATATCCGCAGCATTTTTTTTTTGTCGGATTGGATCAAAATTTGGGTATATCTGCATAAttgaacttttttttaaattatatttctatgtaaaaaattcaacaaaaatgtTTCTTTCACACTTTTAAAACCTATTTAttgctaaaatatttttaataaaactttttttaaataccaaaaataaaataatacaatatatgaataatgactactaactaaaatatacaaacaaataaatataataccaaacatatatatatatatatatgcggaTTGGATACGCGGATGTAGAGCAAATATTCGCGATCTGATCCTTAAAGGGTGAGAACAGATCTTATCCGATCCAATCAGTCTGCGAATCAGATCGTATCCACAATTTTTGAATTGGATGATGCAGATATTTATCGCGAATTTGCAGATatgatccgatccatgaacactcTTACATCTTTTTGATATAAAAGTttgatttttatttccttttgattttatccaaaactattatataaaaaaatttaaattgatcatgatatatttgtgtatatttttatatattattttatattgaataatattaatAGTTGATTTTTTATGTATATCATAGATCAgtacatataatataattatttttttatcgatatttttaatattaaaaataaaaaaataaaaaatatatacacaaaatttatatatagataagtaaaaaattatataaataataatatgtatAGAAATTGCATATAactacattaaaattagttattaaaactagttattaatataa
This window harbors:
- the LOC112776456 gene encoding inorganic pyrophosphatase 2, with amino-acid sequence MAGIVVVFDFDSTIIECDSDNWVLDETGFTEKFYELLPTTLWNPLMDRMMGELHSEGKTIEEIVEILKRTPLNPRIVHAIEAAYSLGCDLKIVSDANMFFIETILKHHGVRNCFSEIIANPSYVNEEGRLRISPFHDYMKSSHGCSLCPPNMCKGVIIERIQNLLSTEGKKKFIYLGDGNGDFCPSLKLKESDYLMPRKDFPLSDLVSKDSNKIKAEVHGWKDGEELENVLVHIINKEIEGNKINNNSTPKISIDCKLGSIPIMDTTTYQPLPKALPVRH